One segment of Synechococcus sp. A15-24 DNA contains the following:
- a CDS encoding photosystem II assembly family protein: MVWFALFASAGLGLFTMLFRASAGDSVEISDFGIQGGALLLFSSLLWFDRSRDVDVDQGGGDG; encoded by the coding sequence TTGGTCTGGTTCGCGTTGTTCGCCTCCGCCGGCCTGGGACTGTTCACCATGCTCTTCCGTGCTTCCGCTGGCGACAGCGTCGAGATCTCCGACTTCGGGATCCAGGGGGGTGCTCTCCTCCTCTTCAGCAGCCTGCTCTGGTTCGATCGCAGCCGTGATGTCGATGTCGATCAGGGCGGTGGCGACGGCTGA